The Gouania willdenowi chromosome 7, fGouWil2.1, whole genome shotgun sequence genome includes a window with the following:
- the LOC114467438 gene encoding natural resistance-associated macrophage protein 2-like: MISFLRSVRNSFRPQGENITPVPYNVPTDPVPQMNGGRAEDASERKAVIQTTHTHRGFTAPSVFPQNPNNEEFASTYFDQRVCVPEDDSKKCFSFRKLWAFTGPGFLMSIAYLDPGNIESDLQSGAKAGFKLLWVLLGATIIGLLLQRLAARLGVVTGMHLAEVCHRQYRTVPRIILWLMVELAIIGSDMQEVIGCAIAFNLLSSGRIPLWGGVLITIIDTFVFLFLDKYGLRKLEAFFGLLISIMAITFGYEYVTVRPDQGELLKGMFVPYCEDCGSTQLVQAVGIVGAVIMPHNIYLHSALVKSREVDRSNKKEVKEANKYFFIESTVALFISFLINVFVVAVFAEAFYKSTNMEVYNVCNQTGSPHSHLFPQNNETLEVDIYKGGVVLGCFFGPAALYIWAIGILAAGQSSTMTGTYSGQFVMEGFLNLRWSRFARVLLTRSIAIIPTLLVAIFQDVHRLTGMNDFLNVLQSMQLPFALIPILTFTSLPSLMSDFANGRVFKVGGGLVILVVCAINMYFVVNYVSSLHSVGLYVLAAFFSITYLTFVGYLAWLCLIALGVSCLDPITRRGNDSTVLIERQPEFDS; encoded by the exons ATGATTTCCTTTCTTCGCTCAG TGAGAAACTCCTTTCGGCCTCAGGGTGAGAACATCACACCTGTTCCTTACAACGTTCCCACAGATCCAGTTCCTCAGATGAACGGAGGACGAG CTGAGGACGCGTCAGAGAGGAAAGCTGTGATCCAgaccacacacactcacagaggCTTCACTGCTCCTTCCGTCTTCCCACAAAATCCCAACAATGAAGAGTTTGCCAGTACTTACTTTGACCAGAGGGTTTGTGTACCTGAGGACGACTCTAAg AAGTGCTTTAGCTTCCGTAAGCTTTGGGCCTTCACTGGTCCAGGGTTCCTGATGAGCATCGCCTACCTCGACCCGGGCAACATCGAGTCTGACCTGCAGTCTGGAGCTAAAGCTGGGTTTAAG CTCCTTTGGGTGCTGCTGGGAGCCACCATCATTGgtttactgctgcagagactcgCTGCACGACTGGGCGTGGTCACTGGGATGCACCTGGCAGAAGTCTGCCATCGTCAGTATCGTACG GTGCCTCGTATCATCCTGTGGCTGATGGTAGAGCTGGCCATCATCGGCTCAGACATGCAGGAGGTGATCGGCTGTGCCATCGCCTTCAACCTGCTCTCCTCTggaag GATACCTTTGTGGGGCGGAGTCCTCATCACTATCATTGATACCTTTGTCTTCCTCTTCCTGGACAAGTATG GGCTGAGGAAGCTGGAGGCATTTTTTGGTTTGCTCATCAGCATCATGGCCATCACATTCGGATATGAG TATGTGACAGTGAGGCCAGACCAAGGTGAGCTGCTGAAGGGGATGTTTGTTCCGTACTGTGAGGACTGTGGATCCACCCAGCTCGTACAGGCGGTCGGCATCGTGGGCGCCGTCATCATGCCTCATAACATCTACCTCCACTCAGCCCTCGTCAAG TCTAGAGAAGTGGATCGATCCAATAAGAAGGAGGTGAAGGAGGCCAACAAGTACTTCTTCATCGAGTCGACGGTGGCGCTGTTCATTTCCTTCCTCATCAATGTGTTTGTCGTGGCTGTGTTTGCAGAGGCTTTTTACAAGAGCACAAACATGGAGGTG TACAATGTTTGCAATCAAACAGGAAGTCCTCACTCTCACCTGTTTCCTCAGAACAATGAAACGTTGGAAGTGGATATCTATAAAGGG GGTGTGGTTCTTGGCTGTTTCTTTGGTCCAGCAGCGCTCTATATCTGGGCCATAGGCATCCTGGCTGCTGGTCAGAGCTCCACCATGACGGGAACGTACTCTGGACAGTTTGTGATGGAG GGTTTTCTAAACCTGCGCTGGTCGCGGTTCGCCCGGGTCTTGTTGACTCGTTCTATTGCCATCATTCCCACTCTGCTGGTGGCCATTTTCCAGGATGTGCACCGACTCACGGGCATGAATGATTTCCTCAACGTGCTGCAGAGTATGCAG CTGCCTTTCGCCCTCATCCCCATCCTCACCTTCACCAGTTTACCGTCACTCATGAGTGACTTTGCCAATGGCCG AGTGTTTAAGGTTGGGGGAGGACTGGTGATCCTGGTGGTGTGTGCCATCAACATGTACTTTGTTGTGAACTACGTGTCGTCACTGCACAGCGTGGGGCTCTACGTGCTGGCAGCGTTCTTCTCCATCACTTACCTCACATTTGTGGGATATTTG GCCTGGTTGTGTTTGATCGCTCTGGGCGTTTCGTGTCTGGATCCGATCACCAGGAGAGGAAACGACTCCACGGTTCTGATCGAGCGGCAGCCTGAGTTCGACTCctga
- the LOC114467433 gene encoding embryonic polyadenylate-binding protein-like isoform X1, with amino-acid sequence MNSGGPTYPLASLYAGDLHPDVTEAMLYQKFSPAGPIMSIRVCRDIITRRSLGYAYINFQQPADAECALDTMNYDLIKGRPIRIMWSQRDPGLRKSGVGNIFIKNMDESIDNKALYDTFSVFGNILSCKVVCDDRGSKGYGFVHFETQEAANHAIKSMNGMLLNDRKVQMPGRKLESDNDKSKARVLEENCQNTVFVGHFKSRKEREVEFGTKVMKFTNVYVKNFGEDYTDDKLKEIFTTFGKMLSVRVMKDDKGRSRGFGFVNYSHHEDAQKAVEEMNGKELNGKILYVGRAQKRLERQGELKRKFDQIKQDRIQRYQGVNLYVKNLDDTINDERLRKEFSPYGTITSAKVMTDGSQSKGFGFVCFSSPEEATKAVTEMNGRIVATKPLYVALAQRREERKAILTNKYMQRLASLRTMATPIIDSYHQSGYYMTVPQPPARSYYNHSPVSNMRPVPRWTGQPPRPPGHYSTQCVGSIPRRGSITTMRQASTQAPRIVSSSQKTNNIGTQTGGGRTDMPGVPRANQYKFSSAVRNPQQIIPVPCSMTRHQVIPAPVMESCVHIQTPEALTASVLAAAPLKDQKQILGERLYPRIHAIHPNLAGKITGMLLEIDNSELLHMLETPECLHSKVDEAIAVLQAHQAKECSPKK; translated from the exons ATGAATAGCGGCGGACCAACGTATCCCTTGGCTTCTTTGTATGCCGGAGACCTGCACCCCGATGTGACAGAGGCCATGCTTTACCAGAAGTTTTCTCCCGCTGGACCCATCATGTCCATCCGTGTGTGCCGTGATATCATCACACGCAGATCTCTTGGATATGCTTACATCAACTTTCAGCAGCCAGCTGATG CGGAGTGTGCTTTGGACACAATGAACTATGACCTCATCAAGGGCAGACCAATCCGCATCATGTGGTCTCAGCGGGATCCAGGACTTAGGAAGTCGGGTGTCGGTAACATCTTCATCAAAAACATGGACGAGTCCATTGACAACAAGGCGCTGTATGACACTTTCTCAGTTTTTGGCAATATTTTGTCCTGCAAG GTCGTTTGTGATGACAGAGGATCCAAAGGCTACGGTTTTGTTCACTTTGAGACGCAGGAGGCTGCGAACCATGCCATCAAATCCATGAATGGGATGCTGCTCAATGACAGGAAAGT TCAAATGCCGGGTAGAAAGTTGGAATCTGACAATGACAAGTCAAAGGCTCGAGTCCTCGAGGAGAATTGTCAAAACACTGT TTTTGTTGGCCACTTTAAGTCACGGAAGGAAAGGGAGGTGGAGTTTGGCACCAAGGTCATGAAGTTCACGAATGTGTACGTCAAAAACTTTGGGGAAGATTACACTGATGACAAACTCAAGGAAATCTTCACTACCTTTG GAAAGATGCTCAGTGTGAGAGTGATGAAGGATGACAAAGGTCGCTCACGGGGATTTGGCTTTGTAAATTATTCCCATCACGAAGATGCTCAGAAG GCGGTCGAAGAAATGAATGGCAAAGAGCTGAACGGGAAAATCCTGTACGTCGGCCGTGCTCAGAAGCGTTTAGAGCGTCAGGGAGAGCTGAAGCGCAAGTTTGACCAGATCAAACAGGACCGCATCCAGCGCTACCAG GGCGTGAATTTGTATGTGAAGAATTTGGATGACACCATTAATGATGAGAGACTGAGGAAAGAGTTTTCCCCTTATGGTACCATCACCAGTGCCAAG GTGATGACCGACGGCTCCCAAAGCAAAGGCTTTGGCTTCGTCTGCTTCTCGTCTCCTGAGGAAGCGACTAAAGCTGTGACTGAGATGAACGGGAGAATTGTGGCGACCAAACCTCTGTACGTGGCGTTGGCTCAGAGGAGAGAGGAGCGTAAAGCAATCCTCACTAATAAGTACATGCAGAGACTGGCCTCCCTAAGAACCATGGCCACGCCCATCATCGACTCATACCACCAGTCAGGATACTACATGACCGTTCCCCAG ccTCCCGCTCGCTCGTACTATAACCACAGTCCTGTGAGCAACATGAGACCAGTCCCTCGCTGGACAGGACAACCTCCAAGGCCTCCGG GTCACTACTCAACCCAGTGTGTCGGTTCCATTCCCCGACGTGGATCCATTACTACAATGCGACAGGCCTCCACCCAGGCTCCACGCATAGTCTCCTCCTCTCAGAAGACAA ACAACATTGGGACTCAGACTGGGGGTGGTCGCACTGACATGCCGGGTGTGCCCAGAGCCAATCAGTACAAGTTCTCTTCTGCAGTGAGGAACCCTCAGCAGATCATACCTGTGCCCTGTTCCATGACCCGACACCAG GTTATTCCTGCTCCTGTGATGGAGTCGTGCGTCCACATCCAAACCCCCGAAGCTCTCACTGCGTCTGTGCTGGCTGCAGCTCCACTCAAGGATCAGAAACAGATTCTTG GCGAGCGTTTGTACCCGAGGATTCATGCAATCCACCCAAACCTGGCTGGAAAAATCACTGGGATGCTGCTGGAGATCGACAACTCGGAACTGCTGCACATGCTGGAGACGCCTGAGTGTCTCCACTCAAAG GTGGATGAGGCCATCGCTGTTTTACAGGCTCATCAAGCCAAGGAATGTTCTCCAAAAAAGTAA
- the LOC114467433 gene encoding embryonic polyadenylate-binding protein-like isoform X2: MNSGGPTYPLASLYAGDLHPDVTEAMLYQKFSPAGPIMSIRVCRDIITRRSLGYAYINFQQPADAECALDTMNYDLIKGRPIRIMWSQRDPGLRKSGVGNIFIKNMDESIDNKALYDTFSVFGNILSCKVVCDDRGSKGYGFVHFETQEAANHAIKSMNGMLLNDRKVFVGHFKSRKEREVEFGTKVMKFTNVYVKNFGEDYTDDKLKEIFTTFGKMLSVRVMKDDKGRSRGFGFVNYSHHEDAQKAVEEMNGKELNGKILYVGRAQKRLERQGELKRKFDQIKQDRIQRYQGVNLYVKNLDDTINDERLRKEFSPYGTITSAKVMTDGSQSKGFGFVCFSSPEEATKAVTEMNGRIVATKPLYVALAQRREERKAILTNKYMQRLASLRTMATPIIDSYHQSGYYMTVPQPPARSYYNHSPVSNMRPVPRWTGQPPRPPGHYSTQCVGSIPRRGSITTMRQASTQAPRIVSSSQKTNNIGTQTGGGRTDMPGVPRANQYKFSSAVRNPQQIIPVPCSMTRHQVIPAPVMESCVHIQTPEALTASVLAAAPLKDQKQILGERLYPRIHAIHPNLAGKITGMLLEIDNSELLHMLETPECLHSKVDEAIAVLQAHQAKECSPKK, encoded by the exons ATGAATAGCGGCGGACCAACGTATCCCTTGGCTTCTTTGTATGCCGGAGACCTGCACCCCGATGTGACAGAGGCCATGCTTTACCAGAAGTTTTCTCCCGCTGGACCCATCATGTCCATCCGTGTGTGCCGTGATATCATCACACGCAGATCTCTTGGATATGCTTACATCAACTTTCAGCAGCCAGCTGATG CGGAGTGTGCTTTGGACACAATGAACTATGACCTCATCAAGGGCAGACCAATCCGCATCATGTGGTCTCAGCGGGATCCAGGACTTAGGAAGTCGGGTGTCGGTAACATCTTCATCAAAAACATGGACGAGTCCATTGACAACAAGGCGCTGTATGACACTTTCTCAGTTTTTGGCAATATTTTGTCCTGCAAG GTCGTTTGTGATGACAGAGGATCCAAAGGCTACGGTTTTGTTCACTTTGAGACGCAGGAGGCTGCGAACCATGCCATCAAATCCATGAATGGGATGCTGCTCAATGACAGGAAAGT TTTTGTTGGCCACTTTAAGTCACGGAAGGAAAGGGAGGTGGAGTTTGGCACCAAGGTCATGAAGTTCACGAATGTGTACGTCAAAAACTTTGGGGAAGATTACACTGATGACAAACTCAAGGAAATCTTCACTACCTTTG GAAAGATGCTCAGTGTGAGAGTGATGAAGGATGACAAAGGTCGCTCACGGGGATTTGGCTTTGTAAATTATTCCCATCACGAAGATGCTCAGAAG GCGGTCGAAGAAATGAATGGCAAAGAGCTGAACGGGAAAATCCTGTACGTCGGCCGTGCTCAGAAGCGTTTAGAGCGTCAGGGAGAGCTGAAGCGCAAGTTTGACCAGATCAAACAGGACCGCATCCAGCGCTACCAG GGCGTGAATTTGTATGTGAAGAATTTGGATGACACCATTAATGATGAGAGACTGAGGAAAGAGTTTTCCCCTTATGGTACCATCACCAGTGCCAAG GTGATGACCGACGGCTCCCAAAGCAAAGGCTTTGGCTTCGTCTGCTTCTCGTCTCCTGAGGAAGCGACTAAAGCTGTGACTGAGATGAACGGGAGAATTGTGGCGACCAAACCTCTGTACGTGGCGTTGGCTCAGAGGAGAGAGGAGCGTAAAGCAATCCTCACTAATAAGTACATGCAGAGACTGGCCTCCCTAAGAACCATGGCCACGCCCATCATCGACTCATACCACCAGTCAGGATACTACATGACCGTTCCCCAG ccTCCCGCTCGCTCGTACTATAACCACAGTCCTGTGAGCAACATGAGACCAGTCCCTCGCTGGACAGGACAACCTCCAAGGCCTCCGG GTCACTACTCAACCCAGTGTGTCGGTTCCATTCCCCGACGTGGATCCATTACTACAATGCGACAGGCCTCCACCCAGGCTCCACGCATAGTCTCCTCCTCTCAGAAGACAA ACAACATTGGGACTCAGACTGGGGGTGGTCGCACTGACATGCCGGGTGTGCCCAGAGCCAATCAGTACAAGTTCTCTTCTGCAGTGAGGAACCCTCAGCAGATCATACCTGTGCCCTGTTCCATGACCCGACACCAG GTTATTCCTGCTCCTGTGATGGAGTCGTGCGTCCACATCCAAACCCCCGAAGCTCTCACTGCGTCTGTGCTGGCTGCAGCTCCACTCAAGGATCAGAAACAGATTCTTG GCGAGCGTTTGTACCCGAGGATTCATGCAATCCACCCAAACCTGGCTGGAAAAATCACTGGGATGCTGCTGGAGATCGACAACTCGGAACTGCTGCACATGCTGGAGACGCCTGAGTGTCTCCACTCAAAG GTGGATGAGGCCATCGCTGTTTTACAGGCTCATCAAGCCAAGGAATGTTCTCCAAAAAAGTAA